In the Longimicrobium terrae genome, one interval contains:
- a CDS encoding DUF4249 family protein, translated as MRIVHRWIVAAVALACTGCTIADVTEAGGDDVLIVEGVLRSDRPDQRILLHRSVRGALSPGEPDAQVFVTGNAGARHDFEMVPTSQCLSVDPLYATADSVDIQATCYRSASADGYWVLPDSVYDLTVITTGGETARGRTHVPTPFAILQFPYRSRLRDGPRECTIPGGEALPVVWTESRGAYGYLAPLLITGLDRVAPDSLRAPAELELTGLAISSGDTTLVLPGDFGVFDRFSLDQRLLRYLQTGLPPGVRAEIVIAAADRNYINGARGGSFNPSGQVRISSVVGDGRGVFGSLVPLTVAFNVGQPGRPIICN; from the coding sequence ATGCGGATTGTACACCGATGGATCGTGGCGGCGGTCGCGCTGGCCTGCACCGGCTGCACCATCGCCGACGTGACGGAAGCCGGCGGCGACGACGTGCTGATCGTGGAGGGCGTGCTGCGCAGCGACCGCCCGGACCAGCGCATTCTGCTACACCGCTCCGTGCGCGGCGCCCTGTCCCCCGGCGAGCCGGACGCGCAGGTGTTCGTCACGGGCAACGCGGGCGCGCGGCACGACTTTGAGATGGTGCCCACCAGCCAGTGCCTGTCGGTGGACCCGCTGTACGCCACGGCGGACTCGGTGGATATTCAGGCCACCTGCTACCGTTCCGCCTCCGCGGACGGCTACTGGGTGCTCCCCGACTCCGTGTACGACCTCACCGTCATCACCACCGGCGGCGAGACGGCGCGGGGGCGCACGCACGTTCCCACCCCGTTCGCCATCCTGCAGTTTCCGTATCGCTCGCGTCTGCGCGACGGACCCAGGGAGTGCACCATTCCCGGCGGTGAGGCGCTGCCGGTGGTGTGGACCGAGTCGCGCGGCGCGTACGGCTACCTGGCGCCGCTCCTGATCACCGGGCTGGACCGCGTGGCGCCGGACAGCCTGCGCGCCCCCGCGGAACTGGAACTGACGGGGCTGGCCATTTCGTCCGGCGATACGACGCTGGTGCTGCCCGGCGACTTCGGCGTGTTCGACCGCTTTTCGCTGGACCAGCGGCTGCTTCGCTACCTGCAGACCGGCCTGCCCCCGGGCGTGCGCGCGGAAATCGTGATCGCCGCGGCGGACCGCAATTACATCAACGGCGCGCGCGGCGGATCGTTCAACCCGTCCGGGCAGGTGCGCATCTCCAGCGTGGTGGGCGACGGGCGCGGCGTGTTCGGTTCTCTCGTGCCGCTGACGGTCGCCTTCAACGTGGGCCAGCCCGGGCGCCCTATCATCTGCAACTGA
- a CDS encoding SIMPL domain-containing protein produces MRTSITALALAAAALAVNARAADAQTTPPVLRVTGTGEVRAAPDQAVADFAVETRGSTAREAGAQNAQTMERVIAALVRAGVPRDRIDTRDYNVYPEYDPRPRPEGGEPPVIGYRVNNTVSATLYELDRVGTVIDAALASGVNRVNGVRFGLRDPQRFRQQAIADAVRRARADAEAMAGALNLQLGLVREAQTGADVYAPPPPMPQAMMARAEMASDAVTPITPGELTVRATVSVVYAVSQMM; encoded by the coding sequence ATGAGAACCAGCATCACCGCGCTCGCGCTTGCCGCGGCCGCTCTGGCCGTGAACGCCCGCGCGGCGGATGCGCAGACCACGCCGCCCGTGCTGCGCGTGACGGGAACCGGTGAGGTGCGTGCCGCGCCGGACCAGGCCGTCGCCGACTTCGCGGTGGAAACGCGTGGTTCTACCGCGCGCGAGGCCGGGGCGCAGAACGCGCAGACCATGGAGCGCGTGATCGCCGCGCTGGTGCGGGCCGGCGTGCCTCGCGACCGCATCGACACCCGCGACTACAACGTGTATCCCGAGTACGATCCCCGGCCGCGTCCGGAGGGCGGCGAGCCGCCCGTGATCGGCTACCGCGTCAACAACACGGTGTCTGCCACGCTGTACGAACTGGACCGCGTGGGCACGGTGATCGACGCGGCGCTGGCCTCTGGCGTGAACCGGGTGAACGGGGTGCGCTTCGGGCTGCGCGACCCGCAGCGCTTTCGCCAGCAGGCCATCGCCGACGCGGTGCGCCGCGCGCGGGCGGATGCGGAGGCCATGGCCGGCGCGCTGAACCTGCAGCTGGGCCTGGTGCGCGAGGCGCAGACCGGCGCGGACGTGTACGCGCCGCCCCCGCCGATGCCGCAGGCGATGATGGCGCGCGCGGAGATGGCGTCCGACGCGGTGACGCCCATCACCCCGGGCGAACTGACGGTGCGGGCGACGGTGTCGGTGGTCTACGCCGTCTCGCAGATGATGTAG
- a CDS encoding 7-carboxy-7-deazaguanine synthase QueE — protein MARKYAIKEVFATLQGEGAQAGSPAVFLRFAGCNLGYDVCPWCDTDWVKAEYTLDLEGTLALVRQVAEEGFGGEVPGLLLVATGGEPSLQFDRPLSDALRARGYRISMESNGSRPVDRSLVDWLTVSPKQPEFAQKDGDELKLLFTGTSTAGITPNADAVRRIASETRFGHYFLQAVDVPAVGGPNYGEVIHTVMQLGPPWRLSVQTHKVAGIP, from the coding sequence ATGGCCAGGAAGTACGCAATCAAGGAAGTGTTCGCCACCCTGCAGGGCGAGGGCGCGCAGGCGGGGTCACCCGCGGTGTTCCTGCGCTTTGCGGGGTGCAACCTGGGATACGACGTGTGCCCGTGGTGCGACACCGACTGGGTAAAGGCGGAGTACACGCTGGACCTGGAGGGCACGCTGGCGCTGGTGCGGCAGGTGGCGGAAGAAGGATTCGGCGGGGAAGTTCCGGGGCTGCTGCTGGTGGCCACCGGCGGCGAGCCCAGCCTGCAGTTCGACCGCCCGCTTTCCGACGCGCTGCGGGCCCGCGGCTATCGCATCAGCATGGAAAGCAACGGCTCCCGCCCGGTGGACCGCTCGCTGGTGGACTGGCTGACCGTGTCGCCCAAGCAGCCCGAGTTCGCGCAGAAGGACGGGGATGAACTGAAGCTGCTCTTTACCGGCACGTCCACCGCGGGCATCACGCCGAACGCCGACGCGGTGCGGCGGATTGCCTCGGAGACCCGCTTCGGCCACTACTTTCTGCAGGCGGTGGACGTCCCGGCGGTGGGCGGCCCCAACTACGGAGAAGTCATCCACACGGTCATGCAACTGGGCCCGCCGTGGCGGCTTTCGGTGCAGACGCACAAGGTGGCCGGGATCCCCTGA
- a CDS encoding SDR family oxidoreductase, with product MAGALQGRTAVVTGGSKGIGYAIAEALAKADANVLITSRHEDEVRAAAEKLDFCGSGKVAGIAADQREHADVQRVMAAAADQLGGVDILINNAGVGIFGPIDQMSVEDWSTVLDTNLTGVFYCCREAVPLMKKRGGGWIINIGSLAGKNPFAGGAAYNASKFGLLGFSEAMMLDLRDQDIRVSCIMPGSVETHFNGNQPSDQGAWKIQPEDIAAIVMDLLAMNPRTLPSRIEVRPSKPRKG from the coding sequence ATGGCGGGAGCGCTTCAGGGCAGGACGGCGGTGGTGACGGGGGGAAGCAAGGGGATCGGCTACGCGATCGCCGAGGCGCTGGCCAAGGCCGACGCCAACGTGCTGATCACGTCGCGCCACGAGGACGAGGTGCGCGCCGCCGCGGAAAAGCTGGATTTCTGCGGCTCCGGCAAGGTGGCGGGGATCGCCGCCGACCAGCGCGAGCACGCCGACGTGCAGCGGGTGATGGCCGCCGCGGCCGACCAGCTGGGCGGCGTGGACATCCTGATCAACAACGCCGGCGTGGGCATCTTCGGCCCCATCGACCAGATGTCGGTGGAAGACTGGAGCACCGTGCTGGACACCAACCTCACCGGCGTGTTCTACTGCTGCCGCGAGGCCGTTCCGCTGATGAAGAAGCGCGGCGGCGGGTGGATCATCAACATCGGCTCGCTGGCGGGAAAGAACCCGTTCGCGGGGGGCGCGGCGTACAACGCCAGCAAGTTCGGGCTGCTGGGCTTCAGCGAGGCGATGATGCTGGACCTGCGCGACCAGGACATCCGCGTGAGCTGCATCATGCCCGGTTCGGTGGAAACGCACTTCAACGGCAACCAGCCGTCGGACCAGGGCGCGTGGAAGATCCAGCCGGAAGACATCGCGGCGATCGTCATGGACCTGCTGGCCATGAACCCGCGCACGCTTCCGTCGCGCATCGAGGTTCGTCCGTCCAAGCCCAGAAAGGGCTGA
- a CDS encoding HAD family acid phosphatase, which translates to MAATGTDPHESRDTSGGEESAPGPPSRAGRLPRAMIWDLDGTLSDDAARAHFVEVEHGRARDWESYFDAIDKDPPIAASMEVLRAMHAAGIRVLFLTGRPEYTRPKTERWLEANGLTDYDRLIMRPEGERRPAGYFKVEAVARLRDEYELVCAFEDRIDVAEAIRLAGVPVFLYGAGAEAAAEALEVLDVRQDDLTSGGDPRAGRQRRGSA; encoded by the coding sequence ATGGCCGCCACCGGCACGGACCCGCACGAATCGCGGGACACGTCCGGCGGGGAGGAATCCGCGCCCGGCCCGCCATCGCGGGCCGGGCGCCTTCCGCGCGCCATGATCTGGGATCTGGACGGAACCCTGTCGGATGACGCCGCGCGCGCGCACTTCGTGGAGGTGGAGCACGGGCGGGCGCGGGACTGGGAATCGTACTTCGACGCCATCGACAAGGACCCGCCCATCGCCGCGAGCATGGAGGTGCTGCGCGCCATGCACGCCGCCGGAATCCGCGTCCTGTTCCTTACCGGACGCCCGGAGTACACCCGGCCCAAGACCGAGCGCTGGCTGGAAGCGAACGGGCTCACGGACTACGACCGGCTGATCATGCGTCCCGAGGGGGAGCGGCGGCCGGCGGGATACTTCAAGGTGGAGGCGGTGGCCCGGCTGCGGGACGAGTACGAGCTGGTGTGCGCCTTTGAGGACCGCATCGACGTGGCGGAGGCCATTCGCCTCGCCGGCGTCCCGGTCTTTCTCTACGGCGCCGGTGCCGAAGCCGCGGCCGAGGCGCTGGAGGTGCTGGACGTGCGGCAGGACGACCTCACCTCCGGCGGCGATCCGCGCGCCGGCCGGCAGCGGCGCGGGAGCGCGTAA
- a CDS encoding tetratricopeptide repeat protein translates to MKHRIFAAIGLALSFAAPLAAQEAFRPDLPRNADVNDWQAYYDYGVQAMRLAPERSADAFYWAARLDPSRAEPLFGQWAAFYARSPQTFEEKMQGIPEVWNRPDVIAADSLAIRAEFRNPFVHRGLEVLVWDKVPGFWNATRENIAWAAYNENNLVVALRHFNRLVAGAGPRDVRRLRYWRALTYVSAGQFDSALVDMNFLLASARSDEQRYLMRGADSKELLEYSIGMLELARGNVDAAKEAMLRAMVENAGFYAAHAELGRIAMAQGNAEEAVSEYSQAVELNGTDGLIRHQYAQALSAAGRHDDAVLEYRRAQQLEPYYADIDLHLAVALERAGKTPEALVSYRRFVQRAPRRSAEQITRVQARIRTVEAAAGGQ, encoded by the coding sequence ATGAAGCACCGCATTTTCGCCGCGATCGGCCTCGCGCTGTCGTTCGCCGCCCCGCTCGCCGCGCAGGAGGCGTTTCGCCCCGATCTGCCGCGCAACGCCGACGTCAACGACTGGCAGGCGTACTACGACTACGGCGTGCAGGCCATGCGGCTGGCGCCGGAGCGCTCCGCGGACGCCTTCTACTGGGCGGCCCGGCTGGACCCGTCGCGCGCGGAGCCGCTCTTCGGGCAGTGGGCCGCGTTCTACGCCCGCAGCCCGCAGACGTTTGAAGAAAAGATGCAGGGCATTCCGGAGGTCTGGAATCGCCCGGACGTGATCGCGGCGGATTCGCTGGCCATCCGCGCGGAGTTCCGCAACCCGTTCGTGCACCGCGGGCTGGAAGTGCTGGTGTGGGACAAGGTGCCGGGCTTCTGGAACGCCACGCGCGAGAACATCGCGTGGGCGGCGTACAATGAGAACAACCTGGTCGTCGCGCTCCGCCACTTCAACCGGCTGGTCGCCGGGGCCGGGCCGCGCGACGTGCGCCGCCTGCGCTACTGGCGTGCGCTCACCTACGTGAGCGCCGGGCAGTTCGACAGCGCGCTGGTGGACATGAACTTTCTGCTGGCCAGCGCCCGCTCTGACGAGCAGCGCTACCTGATGCGCGGGGCGGACAGCAAGGAGCTGCTGGAGTACAGCATCGGCATGCTGGAGCTGGCCCGCGGCAACGTGGACGCGGCCAAGGAAGCCATGCTGCGCGCCATGGTGGAGAACGCCGGCTTCTACGCGGCCCACGCGGAGCTCGGCCGCATCGCCATGGCGCAGGGCAACGCCGAGGAGGCGGTGAGCGAGTACAGCCAGGCCGTGGAGCTGAATGGCACGGACGGCCTGATCCGCCACCAGTACGCGCAGGCGCTTTCCGCCGCCGGCCGCCACGACGACGCGGTGCTGGAGTATCGCCGCGCGCAGCAGCTGGAGCCGTACTACGCCGACATCGACCTGCACCTGGCCGTGGCGCTGGAAAGGGCGGGGAAGACGCCGGAGGCGCTGGTTTCCTACCGCCGCTTCGTGCAGCGTGCACCGCGCCGCAGCGCCGAGCAGATCACCCGCGTGCAGGCCCGCATCCGCACCGTGGAAGCCGCCGCCGGCGGGCAGTAG
- a CDS encoding homospermidine biosynthesis protein, with amino-acid sequence MSQKSKFLSGKRIDPRPIKPGLTVTDLVDGTFQAYNAARLREGCHLLTRKMLDDDVTVGLTMTGALTPAGLGMSSVIPLIEAGFVDWIISTGANLYHDTHFGIGLDLRQGNAQISDTILREEEVVRIYDIFFDYSVLLDTDAFFRKIIAAEEFQKPMSTAEFHYLCGKYVAAREAELGIGRKSLLAAAYEHAVPIYTSSPGDSSIGMNVAAKALQGNKLMFDVNADVNETAAIVLEAKRSGGKSAIWILGGGSPKNFALQTEPQIQEVMGIDERGHDYFLQITDARPDTGGLSGATPAEAVSWGKIDPDRLPDAVVCYLDSTVALPILTAYAMDNHAPRTPKRLYDRREAMMDRIRAEYDKSERNEASQDTAREHAVHEGGMLDRDR; translated from the coding sequence ATGTCTCAGAAGAGCAAATTCCTCAGTGGCAAGCGGATCGATCCGCGGCCGATCAAGCCCGGGCTGACCGTCACCGACCTGGTGGACGGGACCTTTCAGGCGTACAACGCCGCGCGGCTGCGGGAAGGCTGCCACCTGCTCACCCGCAAGATGCTGGATGACGATGTCACCGTCGGCCTTACCATGACCGGCGCGCTCACCCCCGCCGGCCTGGGGATGAGCTCCGTCATTCCGCTCATCGAAGCCGGGTTCGTGGACTGGATCATCAGCACCGGCGCCAACCTGTACCACGACACGCACTTCGGCATCGGGCTGGACCTGCGGCAGGGGAACGCGCAGATCTCCGACACCATCCTGCGCGAAGAGGAAGTCGTCCGCATCTACGACATCTTCTTCGACTACTCGGTGCTGCTGGACACGGACGCGTTCTTTCGAAAGATCATCGCCGCGGAGGAGTTCCAGAAGCCGATGTCCACGGCGGAGTTCCACTACCTGTGCGGCAAGTACGTGGCGGCGCGCGAGGCGGAGCTGGGCATCGGCCGCAAGTCGCTGCTGGCCGCGGCGTACGAGCACGCGGTGCCCATCTACACCTCGTCCCCCGGCGACTCGTCCATCGGAATGAACGTGGCCGCCAAGGCGCTGCAGGGAAACAAGCTGATGTTCGACGTCAACGCCGATGTCAACGAGACCGCGGCCATCGTCCTCGAGGCCAAGCGTAGCGGCGGCAAGAGCGCCATCTGGATCCTGGGCGGCGGCAGCCCCAAGAACTTCGCGCTGCAGACGGAGCCGCAGATTCAGGAGGTGATGGGGATCGACGAGCGCGGGCACGACTACTTTCTGCAGATCACCGACGCCCGGCCGGACACCGGCGGCCTGAGCGGCGCCACCCCGGCGGAGGCCGTCAGCTGGGGCAAGATCGATCCGGACCGGCTGCCGGACGCGGTGGTCTGCTACCTGGACAGCACCGTCGCCCTGCCGATCCTGACGGCGTACGCCATGGACAACCACGCCCCGCGCACCCCCAAGCGCCTGTACGACCGGCGCGAGGCGATGATGGACCGCATCCGCGCGGAATACGACAAGAGCGAGCGCAACGAGGCCTCGCAGGACACCGCCCGCGAGCACGCCGTGCACGAAGGCGGCATGCTGGACCGCGATCGCTGA
- a CDS encoding four helix bundle protein, whose product MPVRSFEDLVVWRRSRELCVMVYRSTTAGPFARDFGLRDQIRRASVSVMSNIAEGFGRYSRAEMRNFIAIARGSVFEVQSQVYLASDLGYLTAADAESLHAHCREIARMLAALRASLGSP is encoded by the coding sequence ATGCCTGTGCGCTCTTTCGAGGACCTCGTCGTGTGGCGGCGGTCCCGCGAGCTGTGCGTCATGGTGTACCGCTCCACGACGGCGGGGCCGTTCGCCCGCGACTTCGGACTGCGCGACCAGATCCGCCGCGCATCGGTTTCGGTGATGTCCAACATCGCCGAAGGATTCGGACGCTACAGCCGTGCCGAGATGCGCAACTTTATCGCGATCGCCCGGGGCTCCGTCTTTGAGGTGCAGAGCCAGGTGTACCTGGCGTCCGACCTGGGCTACCTCACCGCCGCCGACGCGGAATCGCTCCACGCGCACTGCCGCGAGATCGCCCGCATGCTCGCCGCCCTCCGCGCATCCCTCGGCAGCCCGTAG
- a CDS encoding TIGR00730 family Rossman fold protein, protein MPEQDNPTLNVAQRTRTSTEDERLLQSPTESPSTDDFTRSDPWRVFRIMGEFVEGFDNLARIGPAVTIFGSARTPPDHPEYAAARHTARLLGEQGFAIITGGGPGVMQAANQGAREAGALSIGCNIELPFEQGINPYVDVAINFRYFFVRKTMFVKYAEAFIIFPGGFGTMDELFEALTLIQTGKVRDFPVILVGRAYWAGLVDWIRDTLLTEGKISPDDVDLLMVTDSPEEAVAAIEKCYLSNCSAAGRPDHRAAKPRRGPAPIAEAKTDGAGPPPASPANTAADPEKHDAQ, encoded by the coding sequence ATGCCGGAGCAGGACAACCCCACGCTGAACGTCGCGCAGCGCACGCGCACCAGCACCGAAGACGAGCGGCTGCTGCAGTCGCCCACCGAATCGCCCAGCACGGACGACTTTACGCGCTCCGACCCGTGGCGCGTGTTCCGCATCATGGGCGAGTTCGTGGAAGGCTTCGACAACCTGGCGCGCATCGGCCCGGCCGTCACCATCTTCGGCTCCGCGCGCACGCCGCCGGACCATCCGGAATACGCCGCCGCGCGTCACACGGCGCGGCTGCTGGGCGAACAGGGGTTCGCCATCATCACGGGCGGCGGGCCGGGCGTCATGCAGGCGGCCAACCAGGGCGCGCGCGAGGCCGGCGCGCTCTCCATCGGCTGCAACATCGAGCTTCCGTTCGAGCAGGGGATCAACCCCTACGTGGACGTCGCCATCAACTTCCGGTACTTCTTCGTCCGCAAGACGATGTTCGTGAAGTACGCGGAAGCGTTCATCATCTTTCCCGGCGGATTCGGGACGATGGATGAGCTGTTCGAGGCGCTCACGCTCATCCAGACCGGCAAGGTGCGCGACTTCCCGGTCATCCTCGTAGGCCGGGCGTACTGGGCGGGGCTGGTGGACTGGATCCGCGACACGCTGCTGACCGAGGGCAAGATTTCGCCGGACGACGTGGACCTGCTGATGGTGACGGATTCGCCGGAAGAGGCGGTTGCGGCCATCGAAAAGTGCTACCTGTCCAACTGCTCCGCCGCCGGCCGTCCCGACCACCGCGCCGCCAAGCCGCGCCGCGGACCCGCGCCCATTGCCGAAGCGAAGACGGATGGCGCCGGACCGCCTCCCGCTTCCCCCGCGAACACCGCGGCGGACCCGGAGAAGCACGACGCACAGTAG
- a CDS encoding DUF6941 family protein — MKIPMAILADEANVSQEGKLNVLGIFDRIAAAAFPVVHPKLIFAFRVQADAADGGRTFPVGITMEAPDGTVIFEANGEIGAPVVPAGEFTTFNQLFNLVGIQFPAPGVYRFIVRIENEVREAPLIVEATPTGDPSLN, encoded by the coding sequence GTGAAGATTCCGATGGCGATCCTGGCGGACGAAGCCAACGTCTCGCAGGAAGGCAAGCTGAACGTGCTGGGGATCTTTGACCGGATCGCCGCGGCGGCGTTCCCGGTTGTGCATCCCAAGCTGATTTTTGCGTTCCGCGTGCAGGCCGACGCGGCGGATGGAGGGCGTACGTTCCCCGTCGGAATCACCATGGAGGCGCCGGACGGCACGGTGATCTTTGAGGCGAACGGCGAGATCGGCGCGCCCGTCGTGCCCGCGGGCGAGTTCACGACGTTCAACCAGCTGTTCAACCTGGTGGGAATCCAGTTTCCCGCGCCGGGCGTGTACCGGTTCATCGTGCGCATCGAGAACGAGGTGCGCGAGGCGCCGCTGATCGTGGAAGCCACGCCCACCGGCGACCCGTCCCTGAACTGA
- a CDS encoding secondary thiamine-phosphate synthase enzyme YjbQ: MQEIRVRTHRRGDLVEITEPLRALIARSGVDEGVAVLQSLHTTAGLTINENADPDVVHDVLAKLDRLIPKDEPFYRHAEGNSDSHLKTSFFGPSLSVIVSGGRPVLGTWQGVYLAEFDGPRDRRVAVQLLRA; encoded by the coding sequence ATGCAAGAAATCCGCGTCCGCACCCACCGCCGCGGCGACCTGGTGGAAATCACTGAGCCGCTGCGCGCCCTTATCGCCCGCTCCGGCGTGGACGAGGGCGTGGCGGTGCTGCAGAGCCTGCACACCACGGCCGGCCTCACCATCAACGAGAACGCCGACCCCGACGTGGTGCACGACGTTCTCGCCAAGCTGGACCGGCTGATTCCCAAAGACGAGCCGTTCTACCGGCACGCCGAGGGCAACAGCGACAGCCACCTCAAGACCAGCTTCTTCGGCCCCTCGCTTTCCGTCATCGTCAGCGGCGGAAGGCCGGTGCTGGGGACGTGGCAGGGCGTGTACCTGGCCGAGTTCGACGGCCCGCGCGACCGCCGCGTCGCCGTGCAGCTGCTGCGCGCATGA
- a CDS encoding MaoC/PaaZ C-terminal domain-containing protein: MNAERGPDGKAPSPLRSMVRMMARGIQARGTAASPDFATPRRKVALERSNIAIDPRRVQAYARATAGDGIEAFGSARPAAPPFFAATWETALSLEMFAGLERPLPLGAFVHVSTDLVCARPLLAGDVVKCRVELERVERVRRGLRLTVLARNWLGAGQLCSQSTSVFQVRSDAHGLPAEAPRPAPPVPDVPESGWVELVRWDLPGGAGRRYARVSGDYNPIHLWGVTARPFGFRAPILHGYATAARAAHTLIEHCLHGDAAALRRMHIHFRAPLPLPSCVCFLVNDQGPRRWFRVAGPGEGPVYAEGSCGVADE; the protein is encoded by the coding sequence ATGAACGCCGAACGCGGTCCGGACGGCAAGGCGCCCTCGCCCCTGCGCTCCATGGTGCGCATGATGGCGCGCGGCATTCAGGCGCGCGGGACCGCGGCCTCGCCGGACTTTGCCACGCCGCGCCGCAAGGTGGCGCTGGAACGCTCGAATATCGCCATCGACCCGCGCCGCGTGCAGGCGTATGCCCGGGCCACCGCGGGCGACGGGATTGAGGCGTTCGGCAGCGCGCGCCCGGCGGCGCCCCCCTTCTTTGCCGCCACGTGGGAGACGGCGCTGTCTCTGGAGATGTTCGCGGGGCTGGAGCGGCCGCTTCCGCTGGGCGCCTTTGTGCACGTGTCCACAGACCTGGTGTGCGCGCGGCCCCTGCTGGCGGGAGACGTGGTGAAGTGCCGCGTGGAACTGGAGCGCGTGGAGCGGGTGCGGCGCGGGCTGCGATTGACGGTGCTCGCCCGCAACTGGCTGGGCGCGGGGCAGTTGTGCTCGCAGTCCACCTCCGTGTTCCAAGTGCGCAGCGACGCGCACGGCCTTCCCGCCGAGGCGCCGCGCCCTGCCCCGCCGGTGCCGGACGTGCCGGAATCGGGATGGGTGGAACTGGTGCGCTGGGATCTGCCGGGCGGCGCGGGGCGGCGGTACGCGCGTGTCTCGGGCGATTACAATCCCATCCACCTGTGGGGCGTCACGGCGCGGCCGTTCGGGTTCCGCGCGCCCATCCTGCACGGGTACGCCACGGCGGCGCGGGCGGCGCACACGCTCATCGAGCACTGCCTGCACGGCGACGCGGCGGCGCTGCGGCGGATGCACATCCACTTTCGCGCGCCGCTTCCCTTGCCGTCATGCGTCTGCTTTCTGGTGAACGACCAGGGGCCGCGCCGCTGGTTTCGCGTGGCCGGACCCGGCGAGGGGCCCGTCTACGCCGAGGGAAGCTGCGGCGTGGCGGACGAGTAG
- the pdxH gene encoding pyridoxamine 5'-phosphate oxidase, translated as METAYRTAPHAEPFRRFGEWMERVVAAQVKEPTAMSLATADERGRPSNRMVLLKGFDERGFVFYTNLESRKGRELAANPHAALCLFWQPLELQVRIEGAVESVTADEADEYYNSRARGSRIGAWASSQSRPLASYDELMQRVHDYEARFAEGDIPRPPHWSGFRVVPERIEFWQGRASRLHERERFEKDASQPDVWRVQNLYP; from the coding sequence ATGGAAACCGCATATCGCACCGCGCCCCACGCGGAGCCGTTCCGCCGCTTCGGCGAGTGGATGGAGCGCGTGGTGGCGGCACAGGTGAAGGAGCCGACCGCCATGTCGCTGGCGACGGCGGACGAGCGGGGCCGTCCGTCCAACCGCATGGTGCTGCTCAAGGGATTCGACGAGCGCGGCTTCGTCTTCTACACCAACCTGGAAAGCCGCAAGGGGCGGGAACTGGCGGCCAACCCGCACGCGGCGCTCTGCCTGTTCTGGCAGCCGCTGGAGCTGCAGGTGCGCATCGAGGGCGCGGTGGAGTCCGTCACCGCGGACGAGGCGGACGAGTACTACAACTCGCGCGCGCGGGGCAGCCGCATCGGTGCGTGGGCCAGCAGCCAGAGCCGCCCGCTGGCCTCGTACGACGAACTGATGCAGCGCGTGCACGACTACGAAGCGCGCTTCGCGGAAGGCGACATCCCGCGTCCGCCGCACTGGTCGGGGTTCCGGGTGGTTCCGGAGCGCATTGAGTTCTGGCAGGGCCGCGCCAGCCGCCTGCACGAGCGCGAGCGGTTCGAAAAAGACGCGTCGCAGCCGGACGTATGGCGCGTGCAGAACCTGTATCCGTGA
- a CDS encoding DUF2911 domain-containing protein yields MTAFRLSPVFATLALAATLGACGQQQPAPEQTPAAAPATAPAATPAAAPAGAPRAVASPRDTARASLAGHMVMVDYGRPFMRGRAIMGGLVPYGQVWRTGANAATTLVTARDISISGTRIPAGTYTLYTLPGERDWQLIVNRQTGQWGTEYKQEQDLARIPLRMERTAAPVEQFTIQLQPSGTGLNLVMEWENTRLVAPVQPAA; encoded by the coding sequence ATGACCGCATTCCGCCTTTCCCCCGTGTTCGCCACGCTGGCCCTCGCCGCCACGCTGGGCGCCTGCGGCCAGCAGCAGCCCGCGCCCGAACAGACCCCGGCCGCCGCTCCGGCCACCGCCCCCGCCGCGACGCCCGCGGCCGCCCCGGCCGGCGCCCCGCGCGCCGTGGCCAGCCCGCGCGACACAGCGCGCGCCTCGCTCGCCGGACACATGGTGATGGTGGACTACGGCCGTCCGTTCATGCGCGGCCGCGCCATCATGGGCGGGCTGGTTCCGTACGGGCAGGTGTGGCGCACGGGGGCCAACGCGGCCACCACGCTGGTGACCGCCCGCGACATCAGCATCAGCGGAACGCGCATCCCGGCCGGCACCTACACGCTGTACACCCTTCCGGGCGAGCGCGACTGGCAGCTGATCGTCAACCGCCAGACGGGGCAGTGGGGCACCGAGTACAAGCAGGAGCAGGACCTGGCCCGCATCCCCCTGCGCATGGAGCGCACGGCGGCGCCGGTGGAGCAGTTCACCATCCAGCTGCAGCCGTCCGGAACCGGGCTCAACCTGGTGATGGAATGGGAGAACACGCGCCTGGTGGCCCCCGTCCAGCCTGCCGCGTGA